One Drosophila kikkawai strain 14028-0561.14 chromosome 3L, DkikHiC1v2, whole genome shotgun sequence genomic window carries:
- the Pex7 gene encoding peroxisomal targeting signal 2 receptor: MQTQTHTTTDRHGYSLRFSPFEANYLLLATSQLYGLAGGGSLFLLEQNSTTADGQSLGELCRLEWSDGLFDVAWCPYAPDIAATASGDGSLQIWCGLDAESATGQQTPKQPLICLQEHKNEVYSLDWGEKWNYHTLLSASWDCTLKLWDCNRQHSITTFVGHHDLIYGAKFSPLIANLFASVSTDGHLNLWNSLDFAGKPLMSIEAHASEALTCDWSHFDRNVLVTGGSDGLIRGWDLRKMRTHVFELYSGEFAVRRLACSPHSSAVLASANYDFTTRIWNLERGESAQEINAHHTEFVCGLDWNPHRAHQLADCGWDSLASVYTPQCLIGELA; this comes from the exons ATGCAGACTCAAACACACACCACCACAGACCGACATGGCTATAGCCTGCGCTTTTCGCCTTTCGAGGCGAACTACTTGCTGCTGGCCACCAG CCAATTGTACGGTCTTGCGGGCGGTGGCTCTCTCTTTTTGCTGGAACAGAACTCGACCACTGCAGATGGCCAGAGCCTGGGGGAACTGTGCCGTCTGGAGTGGTCCGATGGCCTGTTCGACGTCGCCTGGTGTCCCTATGCGCCCGACATCGCGGCCACTGCCTCCGGTGACGGTTCTTTGCAGATCTGGTGCGGCCTGGACGCGGAGTCGGCGACGGGACAGCAGACGCCGAAGCAGCCGCTAATCTGCCTGCAGGAGCACAAGAACGAGGTGTACAGCCTGGACTGGGGCGAGAAGTGGAACTACCACACGCTGCTCTCGGCCAGCTGGGACTGCACCTTGAAGCTGTGGGACTGCAACCGGCAGCACTCGATCACCACCTTCGTGGGCCACCACGACCTGATCTACGGCGCCAAGTTCTCGCCTCTGATTGCCAATCTGTTTGCTAGCGTAAGTACCGACGGACACCTTAACTTATGGAACTCTCTTGACTTTGCAGGCAAACCCCTGATGAGCATCGAGGCCCATGCCAGCGAGGCGCTCACCTGCGACTGGTCGCACTTCGATCGCAACGTTCTGGTGACTGGAGGATCCGATGGCCTAATCCGTGGATGGGATCTGCGCAAGATGAGGACCCATGTCTTTGAGCTGTACTCCGGGGAGTTCGCCGTCCGGCGATTGGCCTGTTCACCGCACTCGAGCGCGGTTTTGGCATCGGCCAACTATGACTTTACCACAAG GATTTGGAACCTGGAGCGTGGGGAATCCGCCCAGGAGATCAATGCCCACCACACGGAGTTTGTGTGTGGTTTGGACTGGAATCCGCATCGGGCCCACCAGCTGGCCGACTGCGGCTGGGACTCTCTGGCCAGCGTGTACACGCCACAGTGCCTGATCGGCGAGCTGGCCTAG
- the Arr2 gene encoding phosrestin-1, whose protein sequence is MVVSVKVFKKATPNGKVTFYLGRRDFIDHLDYCDPVDGVIVVEPEYLKNRKVFGQLATTYRYGREEDEVMGVKFSKELILSREQIVPMTNPNMEMTPMQEKLVRKLGSNAHPFTFHFPPNSPSSVTLQQEGDDNGKPLGVEYTIRAFVADSEDDRQHKRSMVSLVIKKLQYAPLNRGQRLPSSLVSKGFTFSNGKISLEVTLDREIYYHGEKVAATVQVSNNSKKAVKSIKCFIVQHTEITMVNAQFSKHVAQLETKEGCPITPGANLTKTFYLIPLAANNKDRHGIALDGHLKDEDCNLASSTMVQEGKSTGDACGIVISYSVRIKLNCGTLGGEMQTDVPFKLLQPAPGTIEKKRSNAMKKMKSIEQHRNVKGYYQDDDDNIVFEDFAKMRMNNVNMAD, encoded by the exons ATGGTCGTCTCCGTGAAGGTCTTCAAGAAGGCCACGCCCAACGGCAAGGTCACATTTTATTTAGGGCGCCGAGACTTCATCGACCATCTGGACTACTGCGACCCCGTGGATGGGGTCATCGTAGTGGAGCCGGAGTACCTGAAGAACCGCAAGGTCTTCGGCCAGTTGGCCACCACCTATCGCTATGGCCGCGAGGAGGACGAGGTCATGGGAGTCAAGTTCTCGAAGGAGCTGATCCTGTCGCGGGAGCAGATCGTCCCCATGACCAACCCCAACATGGAGATGACACCGATGCAGGAGAAGCTGGTGCGCAAGCTGGGCAGCAACGCCCACCCGTTCACCTTCCACTTCCCGCCCAACTCGCCCAGCTCTGTCACCCTGCAGCAGGAGGGCGATGACAACGGTAAGCCGCTGGGCGTGGAGTACACCATTCGGGCCTTTGTGGCCGACTCCGAGGACGACCGCCAGCACAAGCGTAGCATGGTCAGTCTGGTGATCAAGAAGCTCCAGTACGCTCCCTTAAACCGCGGCCAGCGCCTGCCCAGCTCGCTGGTCAGCAAGGGATTCACCTTCTCGAACGGCAAGATCAGCCTGGAGGTCACGCTGGACCGGGAGATCTACTACCACGGCGAGAAGGTGGCCGCCACCGTCCAGGTCTCGAACAACTCGAAGAAGGCCGTCAAGAGCATCAAGTGCTTCATTGTCCAGCACACCGAGATCACCATGGTAAATGCCCAGTTCAGCAAGCACGTGGCCCAGCTGGAGACCAAGGAGGGCTGCCCAATTACCCCGGGCGCTAATCTGACCAAGACCTTCTACCTGATTCCCCTGGCGGCCAACAACAAGGATCGTCACG GCATTGCCCTCGATGGACATTTGAAGGACGAGGACTGCAATCTGGCCTCCTCCACCATGGTGCAGGAGGGCAAGTCCACCGGCGATGCCTGTGGTATTGTCATCTCGTACTCGGTGCGCATCAAGCTGAACTGCGGCACTCTGGGCGGCGAAATGCAGACGGATGTGCCCTTCAAGCTCCTCCAGCCGGCACCTG GCACCATTGAGAAGAAGCGCTCGAACGCCATGAAGAAGATGAAGTCCATTGAGCAGCACCGCAATGTCAAGGGCTACTATCAGGATGACGACGACAACATCGTCTTCGAGGACTTTGCCAAGATGCGAATGAACAACGTCAACATGGCGGACTAA